In one window of Maniola hyperantus chromosome 18, iAphHyp1.2, whole genome shotgun sequence DNA:
- the LOC138403583 gene encoding uncharacterized protein, with product MSDNADLLFPSPRAESSDTSSSSSSHSKKKRRRETEQASANTSKKAAKITAVDLFGSDSEDEATTTNIVEPPRCEFKDKTKMVECEKCNILIPKNKISHHLRTTIHKSKCLVRTDIENIEIITTAFKNRIVTYRLNIPQKENYLDPDSFMCDSKTKILNLIKTSINEHKCIKIYFELFAYYTLPESYEMELKSFSTKYETLFCTSDLYYFYDNLVSALTSNMSEFEHKKSGWTIHSISHLEISISKYNPLRGGMYIDLPTKIKNTKSCLNIKNNDNHCFLWCVIAALFPSKHNVCRTSSYPNYADILNTSGMSFPPSSKDISLFEKNNSSISIQVYGLDIKNNVTGPLYVTQNKK from the exons at GTCTGACAACGCTGATTTGCTGTTCCCTTCTCCGCGTGCCGAGAGCAGCGATACCTCATCTTCATCCTCATCTCATAGTAAGAAGAAAAGGAGGCGAGAGACCGAACAAGCGAGTGCAAATACTTCGAAAAAAGCAGCAAAAATAACCGCTGTCGACTTGTTTGGCAGTGACTCCGAGGATGAAG CTACTACAACGAACATCGTTGAACCACCACGTTGTGAATTCAAAGATAAGACAAAGATGGTTGAATGTGagaaatgtaatattttaatacctaaaaataaaatttcacatcATTTAAGAACAACAATTCATAAATCTAAATGTCTAGTTAGAACGGATAttgaaaatatagaaataattaCTACtgcttttaaaaatagaattgtCACTTATCGTTTGAATATCCCACAAAAAGAGAATTATTTAGACCCAGATTCCTTTATGTGCGACAGTAAAACGAAAATTTTAAACctaattaaaacatcaataaatgaacataaatgtattaagatttattttgaactttttgcATATTATACTTTACCCGAGTCCTATGAAATGGAACTCAAATCATTTAGTACTAAATACGAAACACTGTTTTGTACTtcagatttatattatttttatgataatctCGTAAGCGCGCTTACAAGTAACATGTCCGAATTTGAACACAAGAAATCGGGCTGGACCATTCACTCAATAAGTCATTTAGAAATTAGTATTAGTAAATATAATCCTTTACGAGGTGGAATGTACATTGATTTacctacaaaaattaaaaataccaagagttgtttaaatattaaaaacaatgatAATCACTGTTTTTTGTGGTGTGTCATTGCTGCTTTGTTTCCATCAAAACATAATGTATGCAGAACCAGTTCATATCCGAACTATGCAGATATACTTAATACGAGCGGAATGTCATTTCCACCATCCTCAAAAGACataagtttatttgaaaaaaataacagtAGTATAAGTATTCAAGTATATGGCttagatattaaaaataatgtaactggacctttgtatgtcacacagaataaaaaataa